Part of the Leucobacter insecticola genome is shown below.
TGCAGGGCGACCGCACGATGGGCGTGTGGGAGCAGATGCCGGATTCCTTCCTCGATGCGCTCGGAAAAGAGTTCAACTTTGATCCGCCCAGGGATCACGGCGTCGATGCCGTACACGGGATCCGTGCGCTCAACGAGGGCAAGATCAAGGTCTGGATGAGTCTCGGTGGCAACCTCGTTGGGGCGATCTCAGACACGCACCTCGCGGAATCGGCGATGCGGAAGACCCGATTGAGCGTGCAGCTCTCGACGAAGCTCAACCGCTCCCACGTAGTAACCGGCGAGGAGGCGCTGATCCTCCCCGTACTCGGCCGCACCGAGGTCGACGAGCAGGCCACGGGCCCGCAGTACATCACGGTCGAGGATTCGGTGTGCGCGGTACACGCCTCGCACGGCCAGGTGCCACCGATCTCCGATCAGGTGCGCTCTGAAACCGCGATCGTTGCAGGGATCGCGCACGCCACCTTTGGCGACCGCCACGGCATCGACTGGCAGGCCATGATCCGCGACTACGACGTGATTCGGGATCACATCTCGCGCGTCGTACCCGGCTGCGAAGACTACAACGAGAAGACCCGCAGACGCGATGGTTTCATCTTGCCGAACGGCCCGCGCGACTCGCGCACATTCAACACCGAAACAGGCAAGGCGCGGATCACCGTCAATGAGCTCGAGCCCGTCGAGTGCCCGCCCGGCCGGCTGATCCTGCAGACGGTGCGCTCGCACGACCAGTTCAACACCACCATTTACAGCCTGAACGACCGCTACCGCGGCATCAAGAAGGGCCGCTATGTGGTGTTTGTGCACCCGGATGACCTCGCGGATCTCGGGCTCACAGATGGCCAGACCGTCGACATCTTCAGCGAGTGGAAAGACGAGCCGGATCGGGTGCTGCGCGGTTTCCGCACCGTCGCGTTCCCCACGGCCCGCGGCTGCGCAGCGGCCTACTTCCCTGAGGCAAACGTGCTGATCCCGCTCGATAGCACCGCGCTCGAAAGCAATACCCCGGTGTCAAAGGCCGTGGTGGTGCGCCTTGAACCCTCGAGTGTCCCCGCGGGCGTGGGGCGCCCCATCACGGTGTGACGGGGCTTCACCACCGTAAGTATAACTGGTTATACTGCAAGCATGAAGACCGCCATTTCGCTCCCCGACCCCGATTTTGAGCGGTTTGAGGCCGTAGCCGCTCGCCACGGCCTCAAACGTTCAGAGTTCTATCGTCTCGCTGCTCAGAAACTCGCCGACGAACTCGAGGGCGGATCGAGGCTCACAGCCCTCGCTAATGCAGCACTTCTTCGCGCGGGCCAACCCGCGGGAGACGGAGCCTTCCTGAGCGAATCGGAGCGCTCAATGCTCGAGGGAACCGAGTGGTAATCAATCACGGCGATGTTGTCTGGGTGGATTTTGGTCTCCCCAGGGGTTCAGAACCCGCGAAGCTTCGGCCTGCTGTTGTCATGCAGGGCGACTGGCTTCTCGCAACACAGATCAACACCGTACTCGTCGTCCCGCTCACCTCGAACCTTGCCCTCGACGTATTCCCGGGAAACACGCTCCTCCCCAAAGAAGCAACCAGCTTGGACAAGGATTCAGTAGCGGTGGTCTCTCAACTGGGGCCCGTGAGCCGAGAATTCATTACCCCCTATCCTGTCGGCACCCTGCCCACCTATCTGATGTCAGAGGTCATCGCGGGCATCAAGCTGACGCTCGGAATCTGAGTCGGTGCCCCAGAATGCGGCAGCTACCTGTTGGCTGCCGCAGGCGCGCCGATCCCCGGATCGATCTGCGTCGGCCCCGCCGCGGATGGGCGGATGTCAAAGTCGAAGATCTCCGTTGGCAGATACACCGTCGAGCACGAGTTCGGAATGTCAACAACGCCCGAAAGTCGCCCCTCGATGGGGGCCGCGCCCAGCAGCAGGTAGGCCTGCTCGGGACTGTAGCCGAACTTCGTCAGGTAATCGATCGCGTGCAGGCACGCGCGCTGATACGACAGATGTGAGTCGAGATACCTCTGTTCACCGTCCAGGGTGACCGAGGTGCCCGAGAAGGCAAGCCAATGACTGTAGTTCGGTTCGACGTTGCCGGGCATAAAGATTGCGTTCTCGCTGACACCGTAGGTCTCCATGCCTCCCTTGATGATGTCGACGCGGAGGTCAATGAAACCGCCCATCTCGATTGCCCCACAGAAGGTGATCTCGCCGTCCCCCTGCGAGAAGTGCAGGTCGCCGACCGAGAGGTTCGCCCCGTCGACAAACACCGGATAAAACACGCGCGATCCCTTGGTGAAGTTCTTAATGTCCTGGTTCCCTCCGTTCTCGCGCGGAGGCGCCGTGCGAGCGGCCTCTGATCCGACGCGAGCCCACTGATCCCGCGGCAGGCCGCCCAGGACGGCGTGCTCAGCCTCCGGTGGCAATGCCAGCGGCGGTACCCGCTCGGGGTCGGTTGCGATCAGGGCCCCCTCCCGGTTATTCCAGGTCGCGAGCAGCCCGGCCGAAGGGCCGTGCCCATCAAGCCCGGGTGGGTGATGCCGGTGAACGAGACACCCGGAATGTGCCGCGAAGTCGCGGTCTGGCCGCTAAAGTCCCAGACGGCTTTGTAGGCGTCAGGGAATTGGTCAGTCAGAAAACTGCCGCCGTTATTTTTGGAGAAGATCCCGGTGTATCCCCATCCCTGGCCGGCGAGTGGTCCCGAATCTTCCTGCGGGATCGGCCCGACGTCAAGAATGTCGACGATGAGCAAGTCACCCGGTTTCGCGCCCTCGACCCTGAACGGTCCGCTGAGGGTGTGCACGGTCAGCAACGGGGCATCGAGAATATCTTGCGCCGAGTCATCGTTCTGGATCGCGCCATCAAACCACTCGCGGCAATCGACCCGAAAGCTGTCGCCCGGCTTCACCGTCGCGACGGGCGGAATCTCGGGATGCCACCTGTTGTGGCCGAGCACCTCCTGCTCCGTGAACTTCTTAGACGAATCGAGGGGAAATAGATTCTTCGGCATGCGAATAGCTCCTTTGCTATTGAGGTGAGAGCCCTATGCTCTCGGAAGCTTTGCGTGAAGCGGGTTGCGGGTGACGCGTTGTGGGGCGCGGGATCCGCTCCCCGGGAGACGGTCGACCACGGCTGGCTCGTGAGCGCTCCTCGCCGCGTGGTCGACGAGTTGAAAGGCCGAGGTTCCGGCCGCAGAGAGATGAGGCGCCGTAATGGCACGCCGTGCAACACCGCCGCAGGCGCGACACTCGGCCGTTTCGGGGACCTCGGACATCGTAAACATCGCGTCGAATCGACAGCCTTCGCTGCATTGAAACGAGTAACTGGGCACAAATCCCACCTTTCTGTCAGGATGACGCCATGGTTTGAGAAACCGCGATCGGGTTGGCTCGTGGTGCGGGCTTGCCGAGTATCCAGGCGGCCAGCAAGATCAGTGCGGCGATACCGGCCGCGATCCACCCCTCCAGGAAGCCGGTCACATAGCTGCCCGTAAGCAAGAGAAACGCGGGAAGCGCCGCACTGAAGACCCCGAGCAGCAGCGCAAACCACCCGATCCGCTTGGTCAGGGACTCTCGACCGAGGGCCAACATCGCGAAGAAGAGATACCAGAGCACGGCCCACGAAAACCAGATGATGCCGAACACCGGATCGTCAAATCGGGTGAACTGCAGCACCCCAAACACCACCGCACAGCCGGTGACAAACAGGGAGAACCAGCCGAGGCCTTCGCCGCTCGCGCCCGTTAGTTCGTTCCACGCGACGTAGAAATAGGTGAAGCCGAACAGATAGAGCCCTGATGCCCCGAGTATGGTCAGCTCGTCGCCGCCCGACTGCAGAATGATGAGGGTGGGAAAGACGACCTGCATTCCGCCGACGAAGAGATTCATCGCTGCCGCGGCCTTGCGGGGAATCCGCCCCAGCAGCATCAGGCCGTTGATGCACAGCACCGCACCAACGTACAGGAGCCCGACACTGCTCATTTCTCCTCCTCGCCTCATTGCGTGAAGAAACCGTGGATACGTGGAGCGCATCCCTGACGGATGCCACCGGATCCCTCAACCGTTGAGAAGATTCAGTGTTTCCTCGGACAGTACCCAGCTTCACAACGAATGTCAATGATTCGTGCTTCGGATTCGGGCTCGTGGTGTGAGACACACCACGAGCTCAGCCTCGCGCTGAGGTCGCGATGCTGTGCTGGTAGAAGGCCCAACCGAACACGATGGTGCCGGCGAGAAGGATGGCGCGAGCGACGACGATGGCCGCGACCACTGTTGCGTTCGGAAGCCCGCCCGCGACGAGAAGGCCGATGAGCACGAGTTCGTATGCGCCAAGGCCGTTGGGGGTAACGATAATAATGCTGGCGACGGTGGCTGCGCCGTAGGCGACGATGAGCAGTGCCGGATCAACGTAGAGGTTGAAGGCCGCAAGCGCGATCCAGAAGAGTCCAGCGTCCGCCGCGTGGACGAGAAACGACCACAGGAAGGGTGCGAGGAGCGCGCGAGGCCGAGCGAGGAGTTCCCGGAGTTCGATATGCAGTCCGTCGAAGAACCGAATGAGAGCGGCAGGTTCAACTA
Proteins encoded:
- a CDS encoding CopG family transcriptional regulator, with translation MKTAISLPDPDFERFEAVAARHGLKRSEFYRLAAQKLADELEGGSRLTALANAALLRAGQPAGDGAFLSESERSMLEGTEW
- a CDS encoding AmiS/UreI family transporter, whose translation is MSSVGLLYVGAVLCINGLMLLGRIPRKAAAAMNLFVGGMQVVFPTLIILQSGGDELTILGASGLYLFGFTYFYVAWNELTGASGEGLGWFSLFVTGCAVVFGVLQFTRFDDPVFGIIWFSWAVLWYLFFAMLALGRESLTKRIGWFALLLGVFSAALPAFLLLTGSYVTGFLEGWIAAGIAALILLAAWILGKPAPRANPIAVSQTMASS
- a CDS encoding type II toxin-antitoxin system PemK/MazF family toxin, which codes for MVINHGDVVWVDFGLPRGSEPAKLRPAVVMQGDWLLATQINTVLVVPLTSNLALDVFPGNTLLPKEATSLDKDSVAVVSQLGPVSREFITPYPVGTLPTYLMSEVIAGIKLTLGI
- a CDS encoding FmdB family zinc ribbon protein codes for the protein MGFVPSYSFQCSEGCRFDAMFTMSEVPETAECRACGGVARRAITAPHLSAAGTSAFQLVDHAARSAHEPAVVDRLPGSGSRAPQRVTRNPLHAKLPRA